The Sphingopyxis fribergensis genome contains a region encoding:
- a CDS encoding spinster family MFS transporter codes for MLCFVYVLNFLDRQLVSILAKPIQDSLQITDSELGRITGFYFALFYCFIAIPVGWLADRTNRVKVLAIACGLWSAATAACGMAANYGQLVVARMAVGVGEAGGVPPSYAIISDSFPREQRGTAMGIFNLGPPIGSALGVAFGASLAAAYDWRVPFYVVGGIGIITAVLVYLFIPEPERGQFDPAPISSDAAQPVDSFGQAIRSFFGNRILVVAALASGAANFITYGLSNFATLFLMREKGMALEQVAIWYALAVGLGMGAGIFVSGRLIDRFGATNKTAYATIPALSLVLALPFFLSFAAADRWELALALLCVPLFLNSFFLPATVTFVQGEVAPGARVISGALLLLVMNLIGLGLGPTFVGAASDFFRPEYGEHALRMAYYALAPMYLVAALLFLWLALLIKRSSGDVADARG; via the coding sequence GCTTTATTCTATTGTTTCATTGCCATTCCGGTCGGCTGGCTGGCCGATCGCACCAATCGGGTCAAGGTCCTGGCGATTGCCTGCGGCTTGTGGAGCGCCGCGACCGCGGCCTGCGGGATGGCGGCAAACTACGGTCAGCTGGTGGTTGCCCGCATGGCGGTCGGCGTCGGCGAAGCGGGCGGCGTCCCGCCATCTTATGCGATCATCTCCGACAGTTTTCCGCGCGAGCAGCGCGGCACCGCGATGGGTATCTTCAACCTCGGCCCGCCGATCGGTTCAGCGCTGGGCGTGGCCTTTGGGGCGTCGCTGGCGGCGGCCTATGACTGGCGCGTCCCATTCTATGTCGTCGGCGGCATCGGCATCATTACCGCCGTCCTTGTATATCTGTTCATTCCCGAACCGGAGCGCGGTCAGTTCGACCCGGCGCCTATTTCTTCTGATGCGGCCCAGCCCGTCGATAGTTTCGGACAGGCCATCCGCAGCTTTTTCGGCAACCGGATCCTCGTTGTTGCCGCGCTCGCCAGCGGGGCGGCCAATTTCATCACCTATGGCCTCAGCAATTTCGCGACTTTGTTCCTGATGCGCGAGAAGGGCATGGCGCTGGAGCAGGTCGCGATCTGGTACGCGCTGGCCGTCGGCCTTGGCATGGGGGCGGGTATCTTCGTTTCCGGGCGCCTCATCGATCGCTTCGGCGCCACGAACAAGACCGCCTATGCGACCATCCCGGCGCTCTCGCTGGTGCTTGCCTTGCCTTTCTTTCTCAGCTTCGCTGCCGCGGACCGGTGGGAACTGGCGCTCGCCCTGCTGTGCGTGCCGTTGTTCCTCAACTCCTTTTTCCTGCCGGCAACGGTCACTTTCGTCCAGGGTGAGGTCGCGCCGGGCGCGCGGGTCATTTCGGGCGCCCTGCTGCTCCTCGTGATGAACCTGATCGGCCTCGGACTGGGGCCGACATTCGTCGGCGCGGCCAGCGACTTCTTCCGTCCTGAATATGGCGAGCATGCCTTGCGAATGGCCTATTATGCGCTCGCGCCTATGTACCTCGTCGCCGCGCTTCTGTTCCTGTGGCTGGCTCTGCTGATCAAGCGATCATCCGGCGATGTGGCCGATGCGCGCGGCTGA